The Candidatus Woesearchaeota archaeon genome segment CAAAGATAGCTGTAGAACAGCTATAACATCATAATTTAGCTATATTTTTACTTAAAATATTCAAGCAAAAACAATATTTATTAAAATAACAATATTGCTCACGAATAAAAATAGTATATAATTCCGACTAAAATAAAAAACTGCTAAAAATTTATTAGCAGGGTATTTTATGAATAAAATCAAAAATTGATAAAAATATTTAAGCAATAAAAATATAAAAAGTGAGAGATAGTAATAAAGCAAAAAGTAACAAAAGACTATTGTTCCAAATAGCTTCACATAAAACACGAAGCAGAAGATGTAAAAACATCCAGATTATTTATGTTGTTTATAATAAAGATGAAAAACACTATTAATAGTTACCCACCATGTGTTTTGGATAGAAAAGTGAGAGATTTTATGGTTAAACTGACACCAACAATAGTAGAACATTATCAAGAACTTTTTGATCTGGGTAAACCTGGAGATTTATTTAAAGATCCTTCAGTTGCGCAAAGATACGAACAGGATGCAGCTGCTGTATTTGGAAAAGAGCTTGCAGGTTATGATGATGAGATTGATGGAGTTTTAAATATTACAACATACTCCCCAGATGATACTATTGTTGATCTTGGTTGTGGAACTGGACTTTCTACAAGAAGAATTCTGGAAAAAAATCCAAGAAAAGTGATAGGTATTGATTTTTCTGAAGCAATGTTAGCTGAAGCAGGAAAAAAGTTTGAACATGAGCCAAAAATTGAACTTAAAATAGGTAATGCAGAAGAACTCTCTGATCTTGTTCAAGAAGTTGATAAAGTTGTTTCAGTAGCAGTTTTCAAGTATTTTCCAGATCTTGATAAAGTATTACCGCAGATTTATGCTGTACTTAAACCAGAAGGAGAGTATGTTTTTAGCGTACCTATTATTGATCAAGAACATCCATCACTTGAAAGATCATTTCTCAAGACTGTTGAAGAAGTACTTTTAGATATGTTTGGCAAAAAAGTGGAATTACCATGTCCAAATACAGGACAAGAACCAAAATATGCAAAACAAGATCTTGAAACAAAGGTACGCAGAAATGGATTTACTTTAAAAGTATATAAAGAAGTTCCTTTAGCTTATTCTAAGAATAATCTTATGACCATGTACCAGAATATGTTAACGTATCTTGAAGCTGGATTAGAATATAGTTTATCTGATAAACAAAAAGCACAAGAAATTACCACAAGAGTACGAGAGAAATTAGAACACAGTTATCGTGAAGATAAGGAATATGTATTTGGCAAAGAAGCATATGTTTGTTTGGTTAAAAGATAACTATCCAACATAACTCAATTGCTTTTTCTTAGCATCTTCTTGTACATTTGCTGATTGTTCAAGAAGTCCTTTTATTTTTTCTTCAAATTTCTTTGCCATTTCCAATAATGGTTTTGTATCAACATCTATGCCAAGATAACCATGCAATAACTCAATTAATTTAGCTGCTGCTTTGCTGTCAGGAAGAGAACTTGCTGTATCTGCAAATAAGGCTACCACAGGAACACTATTTGTTTTTAACAATAAAGCTGATGTTATTCCAATAATAATCCCTTCGTTTAATGGTTCAGATAAAACAGATAATTTTTTTGCTGCTGGCTGATGCTTGGTATAATAAAATGATTTTGGCTGGCGTAATGGCTGTGTTGAACCAACACCTTCCAAACTGATAATTTCTTTTGCTTTTGTTTGTTGAGCAATATCTTCTATAATTTTCTGTAATTTCCATTCTATGCCAGAAGTGCTTATAATTGAATGAATAATGACCAGATTATACTTTTTATTATAATAAATGCTTAACGGATATAATATCTTACCACCGTGTATGGTTAATGTTGCAGCTAATTCTTCAAATATATGATATCCAATTAATTCACATTCTAAATGCTGAAGAAGATATTCTGTTGTTATGGTACCAACCAAGCCAAACCCTGGAAAACCTTCGACAATAATAACATTGGTTGGTTTTTTTGTCAAACTAATTAAAGCCATATTATTTTTGATAACTTATGGTATTTAAGTGTTTTGTTTTTTTATTAAAGTACTACTCAAAAATAGAAACTATTTATAGATAGTACTTTAATAAAAAACTGACATAAAACATATAAACATAGTTACCTGTAAATACCCATGCACCCATCCATAGAAATTGTAGATATTGAAACAAGAAAACAAAGATTGTTCAGATTTATTAAAAGAGGACCAATTTTAGCAGCAATTATCCTAGATGTTGTTGATATGATTGCTGCTAATTTCGCGTATTTTAACCTTAGTTGGGATATTGTATCTTATATTTTATTATACCGGGTATTACATAATAAATATTTAGCAAATATTATGATAATTGAATTCTTTTTAACAAGTGATTCTGTTCTTGGCCAAATTGATGCAATCATACCATTAGCAATAATTATTGCATTAGTCGATCATGTTCTTAATACCTATACTATTGAATCTTTTTGTAGAATGTAACAAATCGTGAAAGCTGCTGTTTATATTTTTGAGGTAAAAAGGTATGCGCCTCTTTTGAAAATAATTGCTCCACTTTTTCTTGCGGCCAACCAACAGAACTAAGGTTTTTGATAATATGTTCTTTAGTATAACCTTTATCTAATTCTACTTGAATATAATGCTGCAATTGATTATCAAATGCAGGATTTGAAGTGTGAACTTGGGGAATATCACTAAGTGATTCTCTAGAAGAAGATGTATGCTGGCTCAGCTGAGCAAATCGCCCATGCTGTTCAGGACTATCATTTTTACCAACAGACAATGATCCTAAATTTAAACCATGATTGTCGTATATATTACCTCTAACAGATTTAATTAAAAGCATAAGTAACAATCCTATCACTAAGACAACGGGAATTAAGATATATAACCATGTTTTCCAAGGAGATGAACAGACTTCACAACTGCCGCCGCAATCTACTCCTTCTTCATCTTGATTTTGTATTTCATCAAAGCATGATTCACAGGCATTGCAAGGTCCTCCGCAGTCCAATCCTGCTTCACCTTGATTTTGTATACCATCGTAACAGGATGCTTCCTTAAATTCAGGTTGTGTAAACTTTGGTTGTGACGGTGTTAATGTTGATTGTGGAACAGTGCCTTTCTTAATGGTTAATGGTACACATAATTTTGCACATAAACCGCCGCAATCAACACCTTTTTCATTTTGATTTTTAATACCATCGGTGCAAGTTGCCTTAGTTGTTCCATATGCTTGGTTCGAAGTGTCACAGGTTATTTGTAATATGCCGCCATCCCTATAACAATCATTTAATGGCTTGCATTTTATTGTTTGTATGCCATTAATGCATTTTTGCTTTTTAGCATCATTATAACACGATTGGGCATATTTAGGTTCACAATCTTTATCTTTTTTCTTCTTTTTCTTTTTGTTTAGATCTTTGTTATCATCGTTATCATCATCATCTGCTGTTTTTAGAACCTGACAAATATTATTTTTACATTCACTAGAAGTGCATTGGCTGTTATCAATGCATGTTTCCCCAGATTTAATGCAAACATTTGATGCACAGGTCAATCCTTCAGGACATTTTTTATCACCTGAACAATCAATCATACAAATATTTCCCGTGCAAACATTTCCTGCTCCGCAAAAATTAAAAGGACTATCTTTATTACAGGTTTCTAATTTTAGCTTGCAAATCGGTACTTTTTCAGCAATATCACAGAATTCATAGGAATACTTGCAAGTTCCCTGTTTATCATTAGCAGTTTTTGTATAACAGTAATTAGCTGGTAGAGTTCCACAACTGCACACCCCTGGATGCCCGGATACAACTGATTTAATCTGATCATTTGCAACATTGACATAGAAATCATTTTCTTTTTCAAGATAATATTGATATTGATTACCAGCATTGTCTTCAATAATAACGCCAGTGATTGAGGAACTACAAGATTGACTGCAAACCCCTGAAATACCATCTTTAACAACAAAAGTAAATGAATTAGTTTCTTTGCCGCATGTTCCTTGTTCAACATTAGCACCAAAACAACCGATTAATAATGCAGATTCTTTTTTATCTGATGAAATTTCTTTTTTGCTTAAATCATAATACAATAATACAGCTTTTACACCATCATCATCTTTAATAGTTACATTTAATTTTTGGTTTCCATCAGAAGCAGTGTAATAATACAATTCTCCTGTTGGGAGTTTATCCACTTTTAAGCTGCATTTATTTGAAGTACAGGTATATTTTGAATCTTTGCAGTCGACATCAGCTGAACATGTTTTTGAGATTAATGGCTTGCATACTTTATCGGATCCGCAATAGTAATTATTGCTGTTGCATGAAGCATCATCAGTACAGCTTGATGGTAAAGGTGTGCAAAGTGGGAGTATGAGTAGATCACCATACTGCGGACAGTAATAACCACTTCCACAATCACTATCTTGATTGCAGGATGTCTTTCCTTTAGTATCTATGTCAAGAACACATCCACCATTTTCACATTTCTCTCCAGATGTGCAGTGTATGTCTTTAGTGCATTCTGGAATTTCATCAGGAATTATGCAATTTTTATTCTCGCATATTGCTGGGAATGGGCATTGATCATTAGTAGTGCATGAAATATCATCTAATGGAGATACATCAGGTTTGCAATAGTTTTCTGTTCCTGAATTAAAACAAGTAAATCCATTTGGACATGGTTGTGTTACACTGCAAGGTTGTTTACAATAACCATCTACACATCCATGTTCGCAATCTTGTTGATCATAATCTAATATATTTGAATTAAGATCACACATAAATTCCATGAGATTATTCTCATCTACACAATAATCTAAATTAGTATCTACAGTATTAAGTGCAGGATAATATCCTTTTGCTATACCAGGAACTCCAGTATTATAATAAGCATAGTTTTCAAATTTAGGTCCAACATCACTATCAACACAATTAAAATCTTGGTTACCAGTTAAAACACAGTCGCCACTTTCACAAGTATAAAATTGAGGGCAATCATTTGCACCAGAACATGAATCAGGCAAAGCTAAACATAGTCCACCCACAAAATAACCAGCTTGATATTCCGGTTTGCAATAAAATCCATCATCACAGTCAGAAGCTTGTTCACATTCCGATTCAAAAGTCCCTAATGTACTTTTTAAAACACAAGTATCTACATTACAAACATATTCGTCATTTAAACAATCAGCATCACTATTACAAGGAGTTTTATAATCTCCTCCTTCACAGCTTAGCTTTGCTCCTTTTAATTCGTTAATATCAGCCTCATATTGTTCTTTTTTAGGTGCTATAATTCCAACATATTGTTGTGTATTAAAATCATAATATTTGTACATGACATCAAACTCAGATGGAGTTTGGAAGCACATATCTTCAACAAAAATCTTCTGTTCTTGATCTACAAGAATATCTTCTGTTGCATAATTTTTAGTATTATGTTTAACACCAATAATATAATCAGGTTGAAATACATCGTTCTGTAATTTTGGTTGGATATAATTATCATCTTTCTTAGCAAAACCAAAATAAATCTTTTTATTATTTTTATCAGGAGCTGTATATTCAGCATACACTTTATCAATACTATCATTAACCGTAATTGTTGCAAAATAAGCAGGTGTTTGATCAAGATGCAGCACTTTCGGATCAAAAGTATAGTAAAATGCTCCTACAGAGCCAGATAATTGAATTTTATCTTCTGGAATGCTGATAAAATAATTAGCTAATTCATTATCTTCAAAATAAAGTGGTTCATTAAGTATTTCTTCATTAGTAAACATTCCACCAGTAACACCTAAGAAATTTGGCTGAATTGTTGTTTGATAACTATTAGATACAAACATTGGTTTTTCCAAGGTATCAGCACCTACTGAGGGAAGTGCAAAATTATTATTAATCACTACAAGATTACCAACTGATTCAAAAAATACCGCATCTGCTTGGCTTGGATATTTTAATGGTGCAAACGTGTTGTCTGAAACTGAAACTACTTTTGAATCTGAAAACTCATAATAACCGCCTTGAAGATTATTTTTGTAGATGATATGATTGCTGCCACCATTGAATTTTACTGTGCCGCTTATGTACAGATTATTATTAATAAAAGTAACGAGATCAACATTATTAAAGAACAGAGTGCCTGCACTGTTAGTTACTTTTCCATCAGGAGCTGTATATTTTGAACTCATAACATTGTTCCCATCAAAAATAATACCTTTACTATAATCAAATTGAGCGATTGTTGCAACATTAGTGAATTTATTGTTCAAGAATGCAATGTTTTTTCCATATGATGCTCCAAATACCGTATTAAACCCTTCAAAATTGCAGTTTTTAATGATGAGATTTTCACCTGCATCCAAAGGAGTAATAAAAGGAGTAGTAAAATAGGTATTTGATGCGTACTTTACTGTTGAACCTTGGCAATCTAATACTAAATCCTTGCCTTTCTCTTTAGACATAAATATCAATGGTTTATCAAATTGATATGTTCCTGGACACAGTTTTACTGACTGATCAACAAACCGATATTCCTGATTATTTCCTTTTGATTCAAATGGTTTGAATGTTGTAGCCCCTGTTGTAGGATCTATGATATAAGGAAGTTGATTAGCACAACCATTTTCATCTGCTAGACCTTTTTGCTGTGGACAATAATTGTCAGTGCAGCCTTGAGGGATACAGAATTTATAATTAGGATTTTGTTTACAAGCTTCAACACATTCAGGATAATCACCACGTCCATCACAAGAAATACATGAATGCTTGTAATTACAAGTAGTAGGATATATTTGTCCTAATCCTTGATTACACATAAATCCTTTGCTATAATAAAAGTGTAATCCATTATCTTCAAAATCTAATTCTTCATTACAGGGGATACAATATTTTCCTGTACTTGTTACTGATTGACCATAAGGACCTATTGGACCTGTTTTACCAGTTAATTCAGTACATAGTTCACTACTACATTGTGCATCAGTATTACATTTTGCATAATTGGCTAATTTCTCTGCTGGATTAGATTGAGTTATTAGTTTTATTTTTCCATTTTCACATTGAACATTACTGAGCAATGGATCATAAGGATCGTGTATTGCATCGTTATTCCAATCTGATGAACCATAAAAATAATTATTATCAGCATTTAAGTCGATTGAAAAAGTAGGTGCAAATACATCGTTGGGTTCATATAAAAAATCAATTAATACTGTAAGAGGCATACACCAACTCATGGGTTTAATCTTTATTTTTCCTTGTCCACCTATAAGACATTTTCCATTTGAACAGGTTAGTTTAGATTCACTTTCTGTATTATCTGTATATTTAACTATGACTTGATCTAATTCTGCAAACTCTTTTTCAGATCCTAAGTAATAAGGTTTATCATCAAATTCACCATATAAGTACAAACCTGATTCTGGTGTTGTATCATAACGGAGATATACTTTTCCTGAAAGAGTAGAAGATGTTGCTTGCTGAGCTTTGCATGTTGTAGTTCCTTTTTGACATCCATTAGGACAATCCTTTAAGAGAAGAAGTTTTCCATCATGGCATCGTGTAATATCATTTCCATCCCAACAACCTACACCACCTTGAGGAGCACCATATAAACTTTGGCAGGTGCCAGTAGGTTGGTTACAGGTATCAGTATTTACATCACATCCTAGATTATTACAAGTATTAACTATATCAGTACCTGCTACACCTTTGCCATAATCTTTACATTTGACTATCTTTTGACCATTCTCACAAAAAGGAACTCCTATTGAAACACCATAATTAAATTGACAAATATCAATGGTTCCACCACCTAATCCAACTAAATCAGTTCTTGGAATAGTGGTATCATGGACAAACAGCGTTGCTATTTGTTGATCATACAGGGGTACATAAAACTCAAGAAATTGCTCGGTGATTGATTTTCCCGTAGATGAGTAAGAAATAATAAAAGGGATTAATGTTTGGAACTTATTAATTGATTGCCCAAATATTTGCAGCGTATAAAACTGTTCAAACAATAACTTGGTTTTTTCTGGAGGCAACTGTTGATTGAGAAAAGTGGTAAATTCAGAATCTAACATAGAATAACTTGGTTGAGAGAATGGAGCACTTACTATGCTTCCACCTTTTCCAGCTAAATCTTCTTTCAAAAGCCAATTAATTGCTTTCCCAAACATATCTTTATCTCGCTGTTCTGGAGTTAAGTCAATGTATATGGTAAAATAGAAGGTAAATATGATTATAATAATCAAATAAACTATGGTTAAGCCTATTTTATGTTTATGCTTCATCCCTACACACTCTTTTTTATTGATTTTTATCTTTGAACTTTATAAATGTATTGGATAAGTTATTTCCCTAATAACTTATCCAATACATCCTTATCCCATCCGCCGTCTTCTAACGTCTGCTTAATTTCTTCAGAAGACATGCCTTTCTTCTTATAATAATCAACAAATTTAGTGAGCTGTGCTTTGTCGCGTTCTGACAACATATGCTCAAAATGTTTGTCAAAAAGATTATGAATAAACTCTTCATCCCATCCTGCAGCAAGCATATGATCAATAATTTCATCTTTTTTAATGCCCTGATTAAGCTGTTCTTTCATAAATGCAAGAGCGCCATCTTCTTTAGGCACAATAGTTGTTTGCGGTACTTGTTTTGAGGTTGTTAATTTAGGAGTGCGTGAAAATAAGTTATAAACACGTGCTTCACCAATTAATACTAGAATACCAAATAAGCTTACAGCTAGCACAACCCATATCCACCAGCGCGCAAGTTTCGCTTGTTCTTCACTGCAAGGTTCGCATGAACCGCCACAGTCTATATTGGTTTCGTCTTGATTTTTGATGTTGTCAGAACAAGTTGGTTTAACTGCTTCCTCCTTAATAGCTTTTGTTTGCTGAATAACAGGTTTTGATGCAGCTGCTTTAGCGCTTGATTTTTGTTTTTTCTCTAGTTTAGTTATGCTAAAATAATTAGGTTTATTCTTTGAAACAACTGAAGCGCTTGACGTTGTTTTATCAAATATATTGCCTTTATACAAATTACTAGGTGTTTTCTTGCCACCTTTTTTATCATCGCTGTTATCTTTTTTAACATCTTGCTGAGGTTGATTCTTTTGGATCTCAACTTGATCATAAGATTTAATATTTTTATTTATAACCAGCTTTCCTTGATCATCATACACATACACTACAACTTTCCATACATCTCCTGCACTAGTAAGACTTTCATGAATTGTATCAAATCCTTTAACATTTTTCTTAAGTTGCATCTCTGGAACTAAGAAAGAATACATGCGTAACTCGTCTAGATAACCCTCAAAGGCTTGTTTCTTTTCTGGTGATAAACCAATATAGAGATCGTTCTCAATATCCTGCATAACCACCTTACTCGATTCTGTTGCAACAAGAGTTCCATCAACAAATAAAGATAATTCTGAGCCTTGGATTTTTGCTGTATATTGGAGTGCTACATGATACCACTGTTTTTCTTTTAGCGGTGCCAAGGATACATTTGCTGTTCCTCCTTTAACACCATGAATAGTAAACAATAATCCTTTTTCTGAATCATGAATCAGGCTAAATGCATTTTCAACACCAATAATATATCTTTTACCCGTTAATTTTTGCGGATTAATCATCAATTCCAGAGTAAATGCATCAACATTTAATTCAGAACTAAAAGGTATTTTAAGATATTCATTATTGCCTGAAATGGATAAACTGTACTTATCCGTTGGCAAGCTTGCATCTGAATAAAGCTGACCACCATATTTTTCTACAAATAAATTATTCCCACTAATATCTTTGATACTATTTTTAGTTTCCTTAACGTGGGATGCATCAACAGGAATATTAAAAACAGTAATTGAATTGTTATTTTTATACCAATTATAAACAGTAACTGCATCC includes the following:
- a CDS encoding class I SAM-dependent methyltransferase, whose translation is MVKLTPTIVEHYQELFDLGKPGDLFKDPSVAQRYEQDAAAVFGKELAGYDDEIDGVLNITTYSPDDTIVDLGCGTGLSTRRILEKNPRKVIGIDFSEAMLAEAGKKFEHEPKIELKIGNAEELSDLVQEVDKVVSVAVFKYFPDLDKVLPQIYAVLKPEGEYVFSVPIIDQEHPSLERSFLKTVEEVLLDMFGKKVELPCPNTGQEPKYAKQDLETKVRRNGFTLKVYKEVPLAYSKNNLMTMYQNMLTYLEAGLEYSLSDKQKAQEITTRVREKLEHSYREDKEYVFGKEAYVCLVKR
- a CDS encoding proteasome assembly chaperone family protein, coding for MALISLTKKPTNVIIVEGFPGFGLVGTITTEYLLQHLECELIGYHIFEELAATLTIHGGKILYPLSIYYNKKYNLVIIHSIISTSGIEWKLQKIIEDIAQQTKAKEIISLEGVGSTQPLRQPKSFYYTKHQPAAKKLSVLSEPLNEGIIIGITSALLLKTNSVPVVALFADTASSLPDSKAAAKLIELLHGYLGIDVDTKPLLEMAKKFEEKIKGLLEQSANVQEDAKKKQLSYVG